A stretch of Paludisphaera borealis DNA encodes these proteins:
- a CDS encoding menaquinone biosynthesis family protein, giving the protein MSTGDEKIIRVGHSPDSDDAFMFYALTHDRLDTGGLRFVHQLEDIETLNKRALAGELEVSAVSIHAFAYLTDRYALLASGASMGERYGPTLVTREPATLDQLKGRTIAIPGKLTSAYLALQLCLGKDVPVVVMPFDEILPAVAKGEVDAGLLIHEGQLFYGERGLHCVLDFGQWWYDQTKLPLPLGGNVVRRDLGDALVLKIASLLKQSIQYALDHRQEALEYALTYARDLDPALADRFVGMYVNHRTVDYGPEGREAVRLFLDRGANLGLVPGPLDIQFVG; this is encoded by the coding sequence ATGAGTACTGGCGACGAGAAGATCATCCGGGTCGGACACAGCCCCGACTCCGACGACGCGTTCATGTTCTACGCCTTGACGCACGACCGGCTCGACACCGGCGGGCTCCGTTTCGTGCACCAGCTCGAAGACATCGAAACGCTCAACAAGCGCGCCCTCGCGGGTGAGCTGGAAGTTTCGGCGGTCAGCATCCATGCGTTCGCCTACCTGACCGACCGTTATGCGCTGCTGGCGTCGGGTGCCAGCATGGGAGAGCGGTACGGGCCGACCCTGGTCACCCGCGAGCCGGCGACCCTCGATCAGCTTAAGGGCCGGACGATCGCGATCCCGGGCAAGTTGACGTCGGCCTACCTGGCGCTCCAGCTTTGCCTGGGCAAGGACGTGCCGGTGGTCGTGATGCCGTTCGACGAGATCCTGCCGGCCGTGGCGAAGGGTGAGGTCGACGCCGGGCTCCTGATCCACGAAGGCCAGCTTTTCTACGGCGAGCGCGGGCTCCATTGCGTGCTCGACTTCGGCCAGTGGTGGTACGACCAGACGAAGCTTCCCTTGCCGCTGGGGGGCAACGTCGTCCGCCGCGACCTGGGCGACGCCCTCGTGCTGAAGATCGCCTCGCTGTTGAAGCAGAGCATCCAGTACGCGCTCGACCATCGCCAGGAGGCGCTCGAGTACGCGCTCACGTACGCCCGCGACCTCGACCCCGCCCTCGCCGACCGCTTCGTCGGCATGTACGTCAACCACCGGACGGTCGATTACGGGCCGGAAGGACGCGAGGCGGTCCGCCTCTTCCTGGACCGCGGCGCGAACTTGGGTTTAGTCCCGGGGCCGCTTGACATACAATTTGTGGGATGA
- the acnA gene encoding aconitate hydratase AcnA, producing the protein MPKSFGALSALSVDGQTYHYYRLGALAEQGLDVTLLPFSLKVLLENLLRNEDGLTVTADDVRGLAQWKPKADPDREIAFRPSRVLLQDFTGVPAVVDLAAMRDAMKALGGDPKRINPLQPVELVIDHSVQVDEAGTAHALFANAELEFTRNRERYAFLRWGQNGFRNFKVVPPDTGIVHQVNLEYLARVVFVAEGTPEEGALAYPDTLVGTDSHTTMINGLGVLGWGVGGIEAEAAMLGQPVSMLVPQVVGFKLSGALPEGATATDLVLTVTQMLRKKGVVGKFVEFYGQGLASLPLADRATIANMAPEYGATCGIFPVDVETLRYLRLSGRPESVIRLVEEYYKAQGMFRDASTPDPVYSDTLSLDLSTVEPSIAGPRRPQDRVRLKDAKSSFQTALKELIAAHPAKAKPAKDVPADGHAADVKNGSVVIAAITSCTNTSNPSVMLAAGLLAKKAVERGLSTKPWVKASLAPGSKVVTDYLEHAGLDKYLDQLRFNTVGYGCTTCIGNSGPLPVEISDTIQKEDLVAVAVLSGNRNFEGRINADVRANYLASPPLVVAYALAGTMDVDLASDPLGVDPQGQPVYLKDIWPTQHEIQTAVLESVKSDMFHKQYSEVYQGDAQWNSLPIPQGDLYVWEDDSTYVKNPPYFEGMQVAPSPLKPLAGARVLAVLGDSITTDHISPAGSIKADGPAGRYLIEHGVKPSDFNSYGSRRGNHEVMVRGTFANVRLRNKLAPGTEGGWTRYLPTGEVMSIYDASVKYQAEGTPLIILAGKEYGSGSSRDWAAKGPLLLGVKAVVAESYERIHRSNLVGMGILPLQFEDGQNAESLGLTGEEFFGVENPDEGIAHRVATARRLILAATRADGTILRFPVRVRIDTPQEVRYYENGGILPYVLRQLLTGGKDAE; encoded by the coding sequence ATGCCCAAGTCGTTCGGCGCATTGAGTGCGCTGTCCGTTGACGGCCAGACGTATCATTATTACCGCCTGGGCGCGCTCGCCGAGCAGGGGCTCGATGTGACGCTCCTGCCGTTCTCGTTGAAAGTCCTCCTGGAGAACCTGCTCCGCAACGAGGATGGGCTGACGGTCACGGCCGACGACGTCCGTGGCCTGGCGCAGTGGAAGCCGAAAGCCGATCCCGATCGCGAGATCGCCTTCCGGCCCAGCCGGGTCTTGCTCCAGGACTTCACCGGCGTCCCGGCCGTCGTCGACCTGGCGGCCATGCGCGACGCCATGAAGGCGCTCGGCGGCGACCCCAAGCGGATCAACCCGCTCCAGCCCGTCGAGCTGGTCATCGACCATTCGGTCCAGGTCGACGAGGCCGGCACGGCGCACGCCCTGTTCGCCAACGCCGAACTGGAGTTCACGCGCAACCGCGAGCGTTATGCGTTTCTCCGGTGGGGTCAGAACGGCTTCCGCAACTTCAAGGTCGTTCCGCCCGACACTGGGATCGTCCACCAGGTCAATCTCGAGTACCTGGCCCGCGTCGTGTTCGTCGCCGAGGGGACTCCCGAGGAAGGCGCACTCGCCTATCCAGACACCCTGGTGGGGACCGACTCGCACACGACGATGATCAACGGCCTGGGCGTGCTCGGCTGGGGCGTCGGCGGCATCGAGGCCGAGGCGGCGATGCTCGGCCAGCCGGTGTCGATGCTCGTCCCGCAGGTCGTCGGCTTCAAGCTGAGCGGGGCTCTGCCGGAAGGGGCGACGGCCACCGACCTGGTGCTGACCGTCACCCAGATGCTCCGCAAGAAGGGGGTCGTCGGCAAGTTCGTCGAGTTCTACGGGCAGGGGCTCGCCAGCCTGCCGCTGGCCGACCGCGCCACCATCGCCAACATGGCGCCCGAGTACGGCGCCACCTGCGGCATCTTCCCGGTCGACGTCGAGACGCTTCGCTACCTTCGCCTCTCGGGGCGTCCCGAAAGCGTCATCCGCCTCGTCGAGGAATACTACAAAGCGCAGGGGATGTTCCGCGACGCGTCGACGCCCGATCCGGTCTATTCCGACACGCTCTCGCTCGACCTCTCGACGGTCGAGCCGAGCATCGCCGGCCCGCGCAGGCCGCAGGACCGCGTTCGCCTGAAGGACGCCAAGTCGTCGTTCCAGACCGCCCTCAAGGAGCTGATCGCGGCTCATCCCGCCAAGGCCAAGCCGGCGAAGGACGTACCGGCTGACGGCCACGCGGCCGACGTCAAGAACGGCTCGGTGGTGATCGCCGCGATCACAAGCTGCACCAACACCTCGAACCCGTCGGTGATGCTCGCGGCGGGGCTGCTCGCCAAGAAGGCCGTCGAGCGCGGGCTGTCGACGAAGCCTTGGGTGAAAGCCAGCCTCGCGCCCGGCTCGAAGGTCGTCACCGATTACCTCGAACACGCGGGGCTCGACAAGTACCTCGACCAGCTTCGGTTCAACACGGTCGGTTACGGCTGCACCACCTGCATCGGCAACTCGGGACCGCTCCCGGTCGAGATCTCGGATACGATCCAGAAAGAAGACCTCGTGGCCGTCGCTGTTCTCAGCGGCAACCGCAACTTCGAGGGCCGCATCAACGCCGACGTCCGGGCCAACTACCTGGCCTCGCCTCCGCTGGTGGTCGCCTACGCGCTGGCGGGCACGATGGACGTCGACCTCGCCTCCGACCCGCTCGGCGTCGACCCCCAGGGCCAGCCGGTTTATCTCAAGGATATCTGGCCGACCCAGCACGAGATCCAGACGGCGGTTCTCGAATCGGTCAAGTCCGATATGTTCCACAAGCAGTACAGCGAGGTCTATCAGGGCGACGCCCAGTGGAACAGCCTGCCGATCCCGCAGGGCGACCTGTACGTCTGGGAGGACGACTCGACGTACGTCAAGAATCCGCCGTATTTCGAGGGGATGCAGGTCGCGCCCTCGCCGCTCAAGCCGCTTGCCGGGGCCCGCGTGCTGGCCGTGCTGGGCGACAGCATCACGACCGACCACATCTCGCCGGCCGGCTCGATCAAGGCCGATGGCCCCGCCGGCCGCTATCTGATCGAGCACGGCGTCAAGCCGTCCGATTTCAACTCGTACGGCTCGCGTCGCGGCAACCACGAGGTCATGGTGCGCGGCACGTTCGCCAACGTCCGCCTGCGGAACAAGCTCGCCCCCGGCACCGAAGGCGGATGGACGCGTTACTTGCCCACCGGCGAGGTGATGAGCATCTACGACGCCTCGGTGAAATACCAGGCCGAGGGGACGCCGCTGATCATCCTCGCGGGCAAGGAGTACGGCTCAGGCTCGTCGCGCGACTGGGCCGCCAAGGGCCCGCTCTTGCTCGGCGTCAAGGCCGTCGTCGCCGAGAGCTACGAGCGCATCCACCGGTCGAACCTGGTCGGCATGGGCATCCTGCCGCTTCAGTTCGAGGACGGGCAGAACGCCGAGAGCCTCGGGCTCACGGGTGAAGAGTTCTTCGGCGTCGAAAACCCCGACGAGGGCATCGCCCATCGCGTGGCGACCGCCCGCCGGCTGATCCTCGCCGCCACCCGAGCCGACGGCACGATCCTGCGGTTCCCCGTCCGGGTCCGCATCGACACCCCCCAGGAAGTCCGCTACTACGAGAACGGCGGCATCCTGCCGTACGTCCTCCGTCAGCTCCTCACCGGCGGCAAAGACGCTGAGTGA
- a CDS encoding TlpA family protein disulfide reductase — translation MKRLLSVLAVVATSAVAQAGTIDGVWEAKSSIGEVDVPFKVEFSGEGENFKGTLFDGDVPVHSTSGKLEGDTFVLKFDHFLGKLKGTIKDGRIEGAYSNAGREGGYVHEFSAVRPSNKPVVAAKDVPSIDGQWEIPHESAKGEKAWRLIIHQKGDEAAATILRIDGDTGGLKGRYQDGKFILSLFAGSKVLRLDLVPTKDGTLDLTLHSTYAKFLTKSGETDKTYLKYVAYRPADARAKGLPEPTDPLKHTTVRNASERFKFQFPDVDGKVYSSEDAKFKGKVVVAVVTGTWCPNCHDEAQYLVELHKKYRDQGLEVVALDFEENEQQEQNYKRVRAFVKHYGVEYPYLIAGAPLEMWTKVPQAVNLNTWPATFFIGRDGLVKQIHAGFASPASAELNTELKKEFTETIEKLLSENSTASR, via the coding sequence ATGAAGCGTCTGTTGTCCGTGTTGGCCGTGGTCGCGACCTCGGCCGTTGCTCAAGCAGGCACCATCGACGGCGTCTGGGAGGCGAAGTCCTCCATCGGCGAAGTCGACGTGCCGTTCAAGGTCGAGTTCTCGGGAGAAGGCGAGAACTTCAAGGGGACGTTGTTCGACGGCGACGTACCCGTGCACTCCACGAGCGGGAAACTCGAGGGCGACACGTTCGTCCTCAAGTTCGACCACTTCCTCGGCAAGCTCAAAGGGACGATCAAGGACGGCCGGATCGAGGGCGCGTACTCGAACGCCGGCCGCGAAGGAGGCTACGTTCACGAGTTCTCGGCGGTGCGGCCCTCGAACAAGCCCGTCGTGGCCGCGAAGGACGTTCCCTCGATCGACGGCCAGTGGGAGATTCCCCACGAGAGCGCGAAAGGCGAAAAGGCCTGGCGATTGATCATTCATCAGAAGGGCGACGAGGCCGCGGCCACGATCCTCCGGATCGACGGCGACACCGGCGGCCTCAAGGGGCGTTATCAGGACGGCAAGTTCATCCTGAGTCTGTTCGCGGGCTCGAAGGTCCTTCGCCTCGACTTGGTCCCCACCAAGGACGGCACCCTGGACCTGACCCTGCACAGCACCTACGCCAAGTTTTTGACCAAGAGTGGCGAGACCGACAAGACGTACCTCAAGTACGTTGCGTACCGTCCCGCCGACGCGCGGGCGAAGGGGCTTCCCGAGCCGACCGACCCGCTCAAGCACACGACCGTCCGCAACGCCAGCGAGCGGTTCAAGTTCCAGTTTCCGGACGTCGACGGCAAGGTCTATTCGAGCGAGGACGCGAAGTTCAAGGGCAAGGTCGTGGTCGCCGTCGTCACCGGCACCTGGTGCCCGAACTGCCACGACGAGGCCCAGTACCTCGTCGAGCTGCACAAGAAGTATCGCGACCAGGGCCTTGAGGTCGTCGCCCTCGATTTCGAGGAGAACGAGCAACAGGAGCAGAATTACAAGCGCGTTCGCGCGTTCGTGAAGCACTACGGCGTCGAGTACCCCTACCTGATCGCCGGGGCGCCGCTGGAGATGTGGACCAAGGTGCCGCAGGCGGTCAACCTCAACACCTGGCCGGCCACGTTCTTCATCGGCCGCGACGGCCTGGTGAAGCAGATCCACGCCGGCTTCGCCAGCCCGGCGAGCGCCGAGCTGAATACGGAACTCAAGAAGGAGTTCACCGAGACGATCGAGAAACTGCTGTCGGAGAACAGCACCGCGTCGCGCTGA
- a CDS encoding TIGR03067 domain-containing protein: MSSIQRLPSRVRRLIWAGATATMLIAGTSYERAHAAEVPAGVEGTWTLVRSEVDGETTLYRGGELSHESEGYTSSLRGAIRHKLKLNSASKPRTIDWVRIEAPDEGKASPGIYKIEGDVITENFARPGTPRPSDFATRPNSGYRRSVWKRTGESPKPAPADDAKAIEGTWELTEVEFNGESTPVHASRTVQGEDATTTFEVAVKGRKSWDAAAKPATVDLTPESARDASASILGVYKIEGDVYTEVLAQPGKPRPTSFSAPAGSGRTLLVYHRVKS, encoded by the coding sequence ATGTCTTCCATCCAACGTTTGCCGAGCCGCGTCCGCCGCCTGATATGGGCTGGCGCGACGGCCACGATGCTGATCGCCGGGACGTCGTACGAACGGGCGCACGCCGCCGAAGTCCCCGCCGGGGTCGAGGGAACCTGGACGCTGGTCCGGTCCGAAGTCGACGGGGAGACGACCCTCTACCGAGGAGGCGAGCTGTCCCATGAGAGCGAGGGCTACACCAGTTCGCTGCGAGGGGCGATTCGTCACAAGCTGAAGCTGAATTCCGCCAGTAAGCCCAGGACCATCGACTGGGTCCGGATCGAGGCGCCCGACGAGGGGAAGGCCTCGCCCGGAATCTACAAGATCGAAGGCGACGTGATCACGGAGAACTTCGCGCGTCCCGGAACGCCTCGGCCCTCCGACTTCGCCACCCGGCCGAATTCGGGATATCGCCGCTCGGTGTGGAAGCGGACGGGCGAGTCGCCCAAACCCGCTCCGGCCGACGACGCCAAGGCGATCGAAGGAACCTGGGAACTCACCGAGGTCGAATTTAACGGCGAATCCACACCCGTTCACGCTTCGAGGACGGTCCAAGGCGAGGACGCGACCACGACCTTCGAGGTCGCCGTCAAGGGGCGCAAGTCGTGGGACGCTGCCGCGAAGCCCGCGACCGTGGATCTGACGCCCGAGTCGGCCCGCGACGCATCGGCGTCGATCCTGGGCGTCTACAAGATCGAGGGTGACGTCTATACCGAGGTTCTCGCCCAGCCCGGCAAGCCGCGGCCGACCTCGTTCTCCGCGCCGGCGGGCAGCGGACGGACGCTTCTGGTCTACCACCGCGTGAAGTCTTGA
- a CDS encoding DUF1559 domain-containing protein, translating into MKMYNSGKTLDRGFTLIELLVVIAIIAVLIALLLPAVQSAREAARRAQCTNNLKQLGLASHNYLSVHNTLPIGGYFNWAGQQTTWEKGVLVGLSQFIEQGNVFNAYNSLVRYTEPANTTVLAAKISALYCPSDPKISDPPAINYPPTFVNFLVGRTSYRGVSGPWTNPPIGPDPAAEPNYPAFKSNALGVIHLYSNTSIASISDGTSNTFLFGEGAYGKLNESDQSGFHWWMAGNYGDTIQNTMYPPNPKRTDVDDLYKNYNYPESTFLISASSNHPGGVNYAFCDGSVRFVKDSINSWPLDGTHQDAPSNVVQTILSPPYATFALKPGTSFGVYQALSTKAGGEVVSSDAY; encoded by the coding sequence ATGAAGATGTACAACTCAGGCAAGACCCTCGATCGAGGTTTCACTCTGATCGAGTTGCTGGTGGTGATCGCGATCATCGCCGTCTTGATCGCGCTCTTGCTGCCCGCGGTCCAGTCGGCCCGCGAGGCGGCCCGTCGAGCCCAGTGCACGAACAACCTCAAGCAGCTCGGGCTCGCGTCCCACAACTATCTGAGCGTTCACAACACGCTGCCCATCGGCGGTTATTTCAACTGGGCCGGCCAGCAGACGACGTGGGAGAAAGGGGTGCTCGTCGGTCTCTCGCAGTTCATCGAGCAAGGCAACGTATTCAACGCGTACAACAGCCTCGTCCGATACACCGAGCCCGCCAATACGACGGTTCTGGCCGCGAAGATCTCCGCTCTCTATTGCCCCAGCGATCCCAAGATCAGCGACCCGCCGGCTATCAACTATCCGCCGACCTTCGTGAACTTCCTCGTCGGCCGGACCAGTTATCGAGGCGTAAGCGGACCCTGGACCAACCCGCCGATCGGTCCGGACCCCGCCGCCGAGCCGAACTACCCGGCCTTCAAGTCGAACGCCCTGGGGGTGATCCACCTCTACAGCAATACGTCGATCGCTTCCATCAGCGACGGGACGAGCAACACGTTCCTGTTCGGCGAGGGCGCGTACGGCAAGCTCAACGAGTCCGACCAGTCGGGATTCCACTGGTGGATGGCCGGCAACTACGGCGACACGATCCAGAACACGATGTATCCGCCCAACCCCAAGCGCACCGACGTCGACGACCTCTACAAGAACTACAACTATCCTGAGTCGACCTTCCTGATCTCGGCGTCGAGCAACCACCCCGGCGGGGTGAACTACGCCTTCTGCGACGGCTCGGTGCGGTTCGTCAAGGACTCGATCAATTCGTGGCCCCTCGACGGCACCCACCAGGACGCTCCGAGCAACGTGGTTCAGACCATCCTGAGCCCCCCCTACGCGACGTTCGCGCTCAAGCCCGGCACGTCATTCGGCGTGTACCAGGCGCTCTCCACGAAGGCCGGCGGCGAAGTCGTCAGCTCTGACGCTTACTGA
- a CDS encoding sulfatase-like hydrolase/transferase — MAHRLKGMVSPLSILLLSLVATAFAWGEERPNIVFLYADDMTYAAVHALGNSEIQTPNLDRMVRRGTTFTHAYNQGGFHGAICVASRTMLLTGRYVWHARDFDQQFQKDAKNVLLWPERMKASGYDTYMTGKWHVPLPVKSIFDTVAHYRPGGMPRTVAQSYDRPREDQPDTWKAWDESLGGYWEGGRHWSAVAADDALAFLKTAEKRPNPFFLYIAFNAPHDPRQSPKSFIDRYPLENIKLPASFLPEYPWKKEIGCMPETRDEALAPFPRTEHAVKVHRQEYYAIITHLDEQIGRVLDAIEKSPEAANTYLFFTADHGLAVGHHGLVGKQNLFDHSVRVPFIAVGPKFAADKRIDAAIYLQDVAPTTLELAGVPVPPEIQFKSLLPLVRGKESVHYDAIYGAYMNLQRSVTQDGYKLLLYPEVPKVLLFNLTDDPDELHDLSDDPAQKDRIARLFRRLTALQPETGDTLDLTAKFPQLTLSSD; from the coding sequence ATGGCTCATCGTCTCAAGGGGATGGTTTCCCCTCTTTCCATATTGCTGCTCTCGCTCGTGGCGACGGCTTTCGCGTGGGGGGAAGAGCGTCCGAACATCGTTTTCCTGTACGCCGACGACATGACGTATGCGGCGGTTCATGCGCTCGGGAACTCGGAGATTCAGACGCCGAACCTCGATCGTATGGTCCGGCGAGGCACGACCTTCACTCACGCCTACAACCAAGGCGGCTTCCACGGAGCGATCTGCGTGGCCAGCCGGACCATGCTGCTGACGGGTCGCTATGTGTGGCACGCCCGCGACTTCGACCAGCAGTTCCAGAAGGACGCGAAGAATGTTCTCCTCTGGCCTGAGCGGATGAAGGCGTCGGGCTACGACACGTACATGACCGGGAAATGGCACGTTCCGCTGCCTGTGAAGTCGATCTTCGACACGGTCGCCCACTATCGGCCGGGGGGGATGCCCAGGACGGTCGCTCAGTCGTACGATCGGCCGCGCGAGGATCAGCCCGACACCTGGAAAGCGTGGGACGAATCGCTGGGCGGCTACTGGGAAGGGGGCCGACACTGGAGCGCCGTCGCGGCCGACGACGCGTTGGCTTTCCTCAAGACGGCGGAGAAGCGACCGAACCCGTTCTTCCTGTACATCGCGTTCAATGCGCCTCACGATCCCAGGCAGTCGCCCAAGTCGTTCATCGACCGCTATCCGTTGGAGAACATCAAGCTGCCGGCGAGCTTCCTGCCCGAGTATCCGTGGAAGAAGGAGATCGGCTGCATGCCCGAGACGCGCGACGAGGCCCTCGCGCCGTTTCCTCGAACCGAGCACGCCGTGAAGGTGCACCGCCAGGAGTATTACGCGATCATCACCCATCTCGACGAGCAGATCGGCCGCGTGCTCGACGCGATCGAGAAGAGTCCCGAGGCCGCGAACACGTATCTCTTCTTCACTGCCGACCACGGGCTGGCCGTCGGCCATCACGGCCTGGTCGGCAAGCAGAACCTCTTCGACCATAGCGTCCGCGTGCCATTCATCGCGGTCGGGCCGAAGTTCGCCGCCGACAAGCGGATCGACGCCGCGATCTACCTCCAAGACGTCGCGCCGACCACGCTGGAGCTGGCCGGCGTCCCCGTCCCGCCCGAGATCCAGTTCAAGAGCCTGCTGCCGCTGGTCCGTGGCAAAGAGTCCGTCCACTACGACGCGATCTACGGCGCTTATATGAACCTTCAGCGGAGCGTCACCCAGGACGGCTACAAGCTCTTGCTCTACCCCGAAGTGCCGAAAGTCCTGCTGTTCAACCTCACTGACGATCCCGACGAGCTGCACGACCTCTCGGACGACCCGGCTCAGAAAGATCGGATCGCCCGCTTGTTCCGCCGATTGACCGCCCTCCAGCCCGAGACCGGCGACACGCTCGATCTGACCGCGAAATTCCCGCAACTCACGCTAAGCAGCGATTAG
- a CDS encoding sugar phosphate isomerase/epimerase family protein: MFVACSTLCFAREPLDVALRQIAELEFDKFELAVVEDGQHLRPSEVGDDPEAALLRLRRGPALIPSSLYLDFGPVDWSDPIHRKRFDGHCRFAKILNVAVITMTAAPAGSSVDQEIERLRVLSATAMREGLVLAMLTHRDSILGDPGVALHLCKTVPGLGLTLDPSHYLHGSHKEADVDLLYPYAQNVHLRDTGKHPGEFQVRIGQGQIEYARVVNQLQRYGYNRALTVAILDRLENPFDREVEVRKLKLLLETLL, from the coding sequence GTGTTCGTAGCCTGTAGTACACTCTGCTTCGCGAGGGAGCCGCTTGACGTCGCCCTTCGCCAGATCGCCGAGCTGGAGTTCGACAAGTTCGAGCTCGCCGTCGTGGAGGACGGCCAGCATCTTCGCCCCTCGGAGGTCGGCGACGACCCCGAAGCGGCCCTGCTTCGTCTGCGACGCGGGCCGGCGCTGATTCCGTCGTCGCTGTACCTCGATTTCGGACCCGTGGATTGGTCCGATCCGATCCATCGCAAGCGGTTCGACGGCCACTGCCGGTTCGCCAAGATCCTGAACGTGGCCGTCATCACGATGACCGCCGCGCCGGCCGGCTCGTCCGTCGACCAGGAGATCGAGCGGCTCAGGGTCCTCTCGGCGACCGCCATGCGCGAGGGTCTGGTACTCGCGATGCTCACCCATCGCGATTCGATCCTCGGCGATCCCGGCGTCGCGCTCCATCTCTGCAAGACGGTGCCGGGCCTCGGCCTGACCCTCGATCCCAGCCACTACCTGCACGGCTCGCACAAAGAGGCGGACGTCGATCTGCTCTATCCGTACGCTCAGAACGTCCACCTCCGCGACACGGGCAAACACCCCGGCGAGTTCCAGGTGCGGATCGGACAGGGCCAGATCGAGTACGCCCGGGTCGTCAACCAGCTTCAGCGGTACGGGTACAATCGCGCCCTGACCGTCGCGATCCTGGACCGGCTCGAGAACCCATTCGACCGCGAGGTCGAGGTTCGCAAGCTCAAACTGCTGCTGGAAACCCTCCTCTGA
- a CDS encoding phosphotransferase family protein, translating to MRELSGGVSNVVLRVDVDGREPMVVKQCRERLRVAVEWLARLDRIWVEHATLGVLADILPDGTVPKVLFDDRPEYLFAMTCAPEDSTTWKSLLMDGQADAGIASNLGTLLGTIHAEAPRHPALATTLADTSLFDELRVDPYYRTTARAHPALAPRIDALIAAMNLPEGRRTLVLGDFSPKNILVHGGGLILLDFECAHAGDPAFDLGFFLSHLALKRIHKSLQDPGDEPKYRALLDAFWTAYLDRVDDRLGPRDELTRRAVEHTAACLLARVDGKSPVEYLDARGREVARESAITLFDARPETWERMLATLDAALPSPY from the coding sequence GTGCGAGAACTGAGCGGCGGCGTTTCGAACGTGGTTCTGCGGGTCGACGTCGACGGCCGTGAGCCGATGGTCGTCAAGCAGTGCCGCGAGCGGCTCCGCGTCGCCGTCGAATGGCTCGCGCGGCTCGATCGGATCTGGGTCGAGCACGCCACGCTCGGCGTCCTGGCCGACATCCTGCCGGACGGGACCGTCCCCAAGGTCCTCTTCGACGACCGCCCCGAATACCTGTTCGCGATGACCTGCGCCCCCGAGGATTCGACGACCTGGAAGTCGCTCCTGATGGACGGCCAGGCCGACGCCGGCATCGCCTCGAATTTAGGGACGCTGCTCGGCACGATCCACGCCGAGGCGCCCCGACATCCGGCGCTCGCGACGACCCTCGCCGACACCAGCCTGTTCGACGAGCTGCGCGTCGATCCCTATTATCGAACGACGGCCAGGGCGCACCCGGCGCTCGCCCCACGGATCGACGCCCTCATCGCCGCCATGAACCTGCCCGAAGGCCGGCGAACCCTGGTCCTGGGCGACTTCAGCCCCAAGAACATCCTGGTCCATGGCGGCGGCCTCATCCTCCTCGACTTTGAATGCGCCCACGCCGGCGACCCGGCTTTCGACCTTGGCTTCTTCCTCAGTCACCTGGCTCTCAAACGCATCCACAAGAGTTTGCAAGACCCAGGCGACGAACCGAAGTACCGGGCGCTTCTCGACGCCTTCTGGACGGCGTATCTTGATCGTGTCGACGACCGACTCGGACCGCGCGACGAGCTGACGAGGCGGGCGGTCGAGCACACGGCGGCCTGCCTGCTGGCGCGGGTCGACGGCAAGAGCCCCGTCGAGTATCTCGACGCCCGGGGACGCGAGGTGGCGCGCGAGTCGGCGATCACCCTCTTCGACGCCCGGCCCGAGACTTGGGAGAGGATGCTCGCAACCCTTGACGCGGCCCTTCCATCGCCATACTGA